The following nucleotide sequence is from Halapricum desulfuricans.
ACCGGAGGATGACGTACTGCTCGTCGGGCCCAACACCGAGCTCGTCCCGGATCGTCGGATCGGGCTCGAACACCGACGGGTGGAGATACGCCGACTCCTTGAACCCCTCGAACGTGTAGTGCGACTCCCCCAGGTCTTTCCGGAAGGCCGACGGCGTCAGGATCACGCGTGCGAACGGCGTCGATATCGCGTGATCGAGCGACGTGGGTTCGGAGTCGAGAACGAGTACCGAGGGCGTTCGCGAGAGCACTCCAGCGTGAGCGCCGTACGCCCCCATCCCGAAGATGAGGCCCGGGTCGAGTCGGCGGACCGTTCGGGCGATGCGGTAGTAGTGCCCGGGCAACTGCGTGAACAGCGACCGCCGGTCGGTGCCGCAACTCCCGTAGACCGTGTAGTCCAGACCCTCCCAGTCGAGCAACGCGAGCGTACACCCGTAATCCCGTGCCAGAACGGACGTCCGATGACCGCGCTCCCGTAACTTCCTGATCACATGTTTGTACATGTGGACGTGGGCAGGCGTGTTCGTAAAGAACAGATAGTGCATCACTCTCTACACAGTTCAAACTGTGGCGGTATTGTTAGTCAGCCCTTGCGAGCAGTGAACACGACCTATTCTGGCCTTTCTCAGATGGAGCGATCGATCCCTTGACCCGACGGACGTCTCGACCGTCCGGAGACGGCAACCGAGACGTGTCACGGGTCGCTGAACGAGTTACCGCACCGACCGCTATCGGGCGGTCGATACGGAAGGGGCAGACAGCGATCCGCACGGGGGTGTTCGTCCCGCGGTAACCACCTCCTACGCGTTCGGGAACGGGACAGGCGTGCGTACGCCACTCATAACAACGATAGCAGCCGGAGACAGACGTTTGCAGGATGAACTACTTCGTCTGTCAGCACCGGTGTGCGGACCGCCCGAAACGGCGTCTGGTCCCGCTGTACGGGTGCGCCTGATGTGGCCCTGGGAGCATCTCGCGCTGGCGTACCTGTTCGGATCGGCCGTCCACAGGGTCGCGACCGGTCGTGGTCCGACCACTGCAGCGGTCGGTGCGATCGCGATCGGCTCTCAGCTGCCCGACCTGATTGACAAGCCGCTGGCCTGGACGTTCGGGGTGCTTCCCAGCGGACTCTCGCTGGGCCACTCTCTGCTGTTTGCGGTCCCGCTGTCAGCACTTGTGATCCTGCTCGCCCGCTCCGACGGGAGAACGGCTCTGGGTATCGTGTTCGCACTCGCATACGGCACACACCTGCTGGGAGACGCCTCGTACTCGCTTTTGGCCGGCGGTGAACTCGCGACCGGGTTCCTCCTGTGGCCGCTGATCCCGGCCTCGCCCGAGGCCGGCGTCGGACTCCTGTCCCAGACGGGGGAGTTCTTCGCGTCGTTCGTCGAGTTCCTGGGAACGCCGCGGGGGCGCCTGTATCTCGTCTTCGAGGCGACGCTACTGGGTGGTGCCGCTCTGCTCTGGCACCTCGACAGGCGACCCGGGCTGTCGTGGTTCAGACGACGGCTCCGTCCGTCGACGGAGTAATCCCCACGCGATCGAACGGGCGGCCGTCCCACGGACTGCTACCCGTCAATACCGGATCGGCTCCAGACGGTCCAAACGGCGGCTCCGAACGGGAGTCCGCGTCACGAGACGCGGTACTCCGAGTCGGATCTGGCTCTGATAGTCCCGTCGTCACTGATCTGGATCTCGTGTTGCTGGCAGGTGAAGTGGAGCTCGTTCGCCCCGCGGTCGGATGACGGCCCTCCGAAG
It contains:
- a CDS encoding metal-dependent hydrolase, with the translated sequence MWPWEHLALAYLFGSAVHRVATGRGPTTAAVGAIAIGSQLPDLIDKPLAWTFGVLPSGLSLGHSLLFAVPLSALVILLARSDGRTALGIVFALAYGTHLLGDASYSLLAGGELATGFLLWPLIPASPEAGVGLLSQTGEFFASFVEFLGTPRGRLYLVFEATLLGGAALLWHLDRRPGLSWFRRRLRPSTE